The following proteins come from a genomic window of Candidatus Bipolaricaulis sibiricus:
- a CDS encoding Ribosomal silencing factor RsfA, whose protein sequence is MSGPERALLDRAAALLAAKKGARLTVVDVGASSIPTSYFLIASGENPVHVRALGNELLAKMPLAPRRVEGMREGRWALLDYGDFVVHLFHDEVRAFYDIEGIWPQTQVTPWTGLHTSPPSV, encoded by the coding sequence ATGTCCGGTCCTGAGCGGGCTCTCCTCGACCGAGCTGCCGCGCTTCTCGCCGCGAAGAAGGGGGCGCGGTTGACCGTGGTCGACGTGGGAGCATCCTCCATTCCCACCTCCTACTTCCTGATTGCCAGCGGAGAGAACCCCGTCCACGTGAGAGCTCTGGGCAACGAACTCCTCGCGAAGATGCCGCTCGCGCCGCGACGCGTCGAGGGGATGCGTGAGGGGCGGTGGGCGCTCCTCGACTACGGCGACTTCGTGGTCCACCTCTTCCACGACGAGGTACGAGCTTTCTACGACATCGAGGGCATCTGGCCCCAGACCCAGGTCACCCCCTGGACCGGGTTGCACACCTCTCCCCCCTCGGTATAA
- a CDS encoding DNA polymerase III subunits gamma and tau yields the protein MVEATERLSLYRRFRPQRFGEVMGQDLIVATLRRAVAGGRLGHAYLLSGQRGVGKTSVARILARAVNCQAPEAGEPCNRCESCRRILAGRSLDVVEIDGASNRGVDQIRKLREEVAYVPAGSRYKVYIIDEVHMLTGEAFNALLKTLEEPPPHVLFIFATTEPHKVPATVVSRCQAFEFQPIADDAIAQVLHKVAEAESISLSPGAAELIARRSRGALRDALVVLDQLGHAGPVTEDAVVELLGLPPLSQVDGFLDALTGRDADTALAVVGDLATRGRDLALFLEETANRARDRIIAGEFTLIPIAQRLLELRGELGRAFSRRLHVEMTIVALCGPPRSPRPAASRTTARPAASAVGETATPAAPRGGDEPEARSGRTEETPRPRSEPWAKMLEAVFAERASVAAFLSPAEVTWADGLLTLRLPADCGYHYESLVDPKVRGYVEAMAHRFFSPLLAVQLAWAGGNHRPSLEEGARILAEALEGTIAREGNDGSR from the coding sequence ATGGTCGAGGCTACGGAGCGCCTGTCCCTGTACCGTCGGTTCCGCCCGCAGCGGTTCGGCGAGGTCATGGGACAGGATCTCATCGTGGCCACGCTTCGCCGGGCCGTGGCGGGAGGCAGGCTCGGTCATGCGTACCTTCTGTCCGGACAACGGGGGGTAGGAAAGACCTCCGTGGCGCGGATCCTCGCCCGGGCCGTGAACTGCCAGGCCCCCGAGGCGGGCGAGCCCTGCAACCGATGCGAGTCGTGTCGAAGGATCTTGGCGGGGCGATCGCTGGACGTGGTGGAGATCGACGGAGCGTCGAACCGCGGCGTGGACCAGATCCGAAAGCTGCGGGAGGAAGTGGCCTACGTCCCCGCGGGCAGCCGGTACAAGGTGTACATCATCGACGAGGTCCACATGCTCACGGGGGAGGCGTTCAACGCGCTGCTCAAGACCCTCGAGGAGCCCCCACCCCACGTCCTGTTCATCTTCGCCACCACCGAGCCCCACAAGGTCCCCGCGACGGTGGTCTCACGGTGTCAGGCGTTCGAGTTCCAGCCGATTGCCGACGACGCAATCGCGCAGGTGCTGCACAAGGTGGCCGAGGCCGAGAGCATCAGTCTATCCCCCGGGGCGGCCGAGCTGATCGCCCGGCGCAGCCGGGGGGCGCTGCGGGACGCCCTGGTTGTGCTGGATCAACTTGGCCACGCGGGTCCAGTGACGGAGGACGCTGTGGTCGAACTGCTTGGGCTCCCCCCCCTCTCGCAGGTGGATGGCTTTCTCGACGCCCTCACCGGGCGCGACGCCGACACGGCGCTTGCGGTGGTGGGGGACCTCGCGACGCGTGGACGTGATCTCGCTCTGTTCCTCGAGGAAACGGCCAACCGAGCCCGGGACAGGATCATCGCGGGGGAGTTCACCCTCATCCCCATCGCGCAGCGTCTGCTCGAGCTTCGGGGGGAGCTCGGACGGGCGTTCTCGCGCCGGCTTCACGTCGAGATGACAATCGTCGCGCTGTGCGGTCCGCCGCGGAGCCCACGTCCAGCGGCGTCGCGGACGACAGCGAGGCCAGCGGCCTCCGCGGTGGGGGAGACAGCGACCCCGGCGGCTCCCCGTGGTGGCGACGAGCCAGAGGCGCGATCGGGGCGAACGGAGGAGACCCCGCGGCCGCGGTCTGAGCCGTGGGCGAAGATGCTCGAGGCAGTGTTCGCAGAGCGGGCGTCGGTGGCGGCGTTCCTGTCTCCGGCTGAGGTGACGTGGGCCGACGGCCTCCTCACGCTGCGCCTTCCTGCCGATTGTGGGTACCACTACGAGTCCCTTGTCGACCCCAAGGTTCGTGGGTACGTGGAGGCGATGGCGCACCGGTTCTTCTCCCCCCTTCTCGCCGTGCAGCTGGCGTGGGCGGGAGGAAACCACCGCCCCTCCCTCGAGGAGGGGGCGCGCATCCTCGCCGAGGCTTTGGAAGGAACGATTGCACGGGAGGGGAACGATGGCAGCCGGTGA
- a CDS encoding Recombination protein RecR yields the protein MIAPLEEVLAALSRLPGIGRRSAERIAFFLLAKPEESRRLTAALVGLERITRCPQCGNFATEGVCAICRDPKRDTSTLCVVARPWEIPHIEKTGEYRGRYHVLGGLVSPSQGVEPEDLSVAALVDRVKAEAIREVILALEPKLDGDLTAMHLLRVLRPLGVTVSQLAQGIPVGRDLESADELTLGRALKGRTSL from the coding sequence ATGATCGCGCCGCTGGAGGAGGTTCTGGCCGCCCTGTCCCGGCTTCCCGGCATCGGGCGACGGTCTGCCGAGCGAATCGCGTTCTTCCTCCTCGCCAAGCCAGAGGAGAGCCGACGGCTCACGGCAGCCCTTGTCGGCCTGGAGCGCATCACCCGCTGCCCTCAGTGCGGCAACTTTGCCACCGAGGGCGTGTGCGCGATCTGCCGCGACCCGAAGCGCGATACGAGCACGCTCTGTGTCGTTGCTCGGCCGTGGGAGATTCCCCACATCGAGAAAACGGGGGAGTACCGAGGCCGGTACCACGTCCTGGGGGGGCTCGTCTCCCCGAGCCAGGGTGTCGAGCCGGAGGACCTCTCGGTGGCGGCCCTCGTGGACCGGGTGAAGGCCGAGGCCATTCGCGAGGTGATCCTCGCCCTGGAGCCCAAACTCGACGGCGACCTCACCGCAATGCACCTCCTGCGCGTGCTCAGACCCCTCGGGGTCACGGTGTCACAGCTCGCCCAGGGGATTCCGGTCGGGCGCGACCTCGAGTCCGCCGACGAACTGACCCTCGGGCGGGCTCTGAAGGGCCGAACATCCCTCTAA
- a CDS encoding Cobalt-zinc-cadmium resistance protein has translation MGRPLSADPAARITLGGMAVNVALTGLKIAFGVVAGSMALVADGVHSLSDLATDLVVLGGLRLSLRPADRSHAYGHGKFETVATAVVALALFAAAGWIAAEAVVALIAGAVSVPGPVVAGVAFLSVVVKEWLFRATRRVARSQRSSSLEANAWHHRSDALSSVAVLVGGVAATAGYDQGDQTAAIVVAVLIAWAGVTILRRALYELTEGALAPADQDRVARAIVGVDGVRSWHKLRTRHAGRAVFVDVHIQVDPALSVAESHGIASLVERAVRDVLGGEVSAVVHVEPAREGNGGGGPPPAMQT, from the coding sequence ATGGGTAGACCGTTGTCTGCTGATCCCGCGGCGCGGATCACGCTTGGGGGCATGGCGGTGAACGTCGCGCTCACCGGGCTCAAGATCGCTTTCGGCGTTGTCGCCGGCTCGATGGCGTTGGTCGCGGATGGCGTCCATTCTCTCTCGGACCTGGCGACGGATCTCGTGGTTCTCGGGGGCCTGCGGTTGTCCCTCCGTCCGGCGGACCGGTCCCACGCCTATGGCCACGGGAAGTTCGAGACGGTGGCCACGGCGGTGGTGGCGTTGGCCCTGTTTGCGGCGGCAGGCTGGATCGCCGCTGAGGCGGTGGTGGCGCTCATCGCCGGCGCGGTGTCCGTCCCGGGGCCGGTTGTCGCGGGAGTGGCGTTCCTGTCCGTTGTGGTCAAGGAATGGCTGTTCCGCGCCACTCGGCGCGTCGCACGGAGCCAGCGGTCGTCCTCGCTCGAGGCCAACGCCTGGCACCACCGGTCCGATGCCCTGTCGTCGGTGGCGGTGTTGGTGGGGGGCGTGGCGGCGACGGCGGGATATGACCAAGGGGACCAGACAGCGGCGATTGTGGTGGCGGTGCTCATTGCGTGGGCAGGGGTGACCATCCTGCGCCGGGCGCTGTACGAGTTGACCGAGGGGGCGCTGGCGCCAGCGGACCAGGATCGCGTGGCGCGCGCGATCGTGGGCGTAGATGGGGTGCGCAGCTGGCACAAGCTGCGTACCCGTCACGCTGGGCGCGCGGTGTTCGTCGACGTGCACATTCAGGTCGATCCCGCACTGTCGGTGGCCGAATCCCACGGGATCGCATCGCTCGTGGAGCGGGCGGTGCGCGACGTGCTGGGGGGTGAAGTGTCGGCGGTCGTCCACGTCGAGCCCGCACGCGAGGGGAACGGTGGCGGGGGACCACCCCCTGCGATGCAGACATGA
- a CDS encoding tRNA (guanine(46)-N(7))-methyltransferase — protein sequence MRYLRTARRGALSSCRPNGYPRRVDFVRYLVRPELWEDLPADWAELFGRDAPLGVEIGFGNGEFLAETACAHPEWNWVGFETSLTCVVKAGRKLAQVGASHVRLGLVDGRFALRELFADETVDRVCVHFPCPWPKRSHAERRVMDVGFALTLATVLRFRGRFELTTDVHSYAQGAASDLGDAGFQVSGPEELASVGPGSRYEAKWRRQGRRIWRLVAERGTKGSTLRTAEGTMPHARLGKPVTGDDIRAVVGLKDVWTGGAFVVKGAYLSSDGREGILRLFATDCGFEQQYLIAVRREDGATMVKLDGAAVPFRTPAVKRSVAAVAAALEER from the coding sequence ATGCGTTACCTCCGGACCGCACGCAGAGGGGCGCTCTCCTCGTGCAGACCGAACGGGTATCCTCGGAGGGTGGACTTCGTACGGTATCTGGTGCGCCCGGAGCTCTGGGAGGACCTGCCCGCGGATTGGGCCGAGCTGTTTGGCCGGGATGCCCCGTTGGGCGTGGAGATCGGGTTCGGAAACGGAGAGTTCCTCGCTGAGACGGCCTGCGCGCATCCGGAGTGGAATTGGGTTGGGTTCGAGACGAGCCTCACCTGTGTCGTGAAGGCGGGCCGCAAGCTTGCCCAGGTCGGGGCATCCCACGTACGACTTGGGCTCGTCGACGGGCGGTTCGCGCTGCGGGAGCTCTTCGCCGATGAGACCGTGGATCGGGTGTGCGTCCACTTCCCGTGCCCGTGGCCGAAGCGAAGCCATGCCGAGCGGCGGGTCATGGATGTTGGGTTCGCTCTCACGCTGGCCACAGTGCTCCGGTTCCGGGGGCGGTTCGAGCTGACCACGGATGTCCACTCGTACGCGCAGGGCGCGGCGAGCGACCTCGGCGACGCTGGATTCCAGGTCAGCGGACCGGAGGAGTTGGCCTCGGTCGGCCCTGGCTCGCGGTACGAGGCGAAGTGGCGAAGACAGGGACGTCGGATCTGGCGCCTTGTGGCGGAACGGGGCACGAAAGGCAGTACACTGCGTACAGCGGAGGGGACGATGCCACATGCGCGATTGGGGAAGCCGGTGACGGGGGATGACATTCGGGCGGTGGTCGGCCTCAAGGACGTGTGGACGGGCGGGGCGTTCGTGGTCAAGGGGGCGTACCTCTCGTCGGACGGGAGGGAGGGCATCCTCCGCTTGTTCGCCACCGATTGTGGGTTCGAGCAGCAGTATTTGATCGCGGTGAGGCGAGAGGATGGGGCAACGATGGTCAAGCTCGACGGTGCT